A segment of the Leptolyngbya sp. NIES-3755 genome:
GTGACTTTGACGCAACCTGTTCCAAAACTCGGATCAACGTGCTCGTCCCCGATAATCGGAATTTCACGGTAAACGAGCGGCAATAACAGGGTTTTACCAATCAAATGTTTGTAGCGATCGTCATTCGGATTCACCGCAACCGCCGTATCGCCTAGCATCGTCTCCGGTCGAGTCGTGGCGACCACTAACTCACCTTCCCCTTCCGCGATCGGATACTTGAAATACCAAAGATTTCCGTCAACTTCTTTATTTTCAACTTCGAGATCCGACACAGCAGATTGACTTGCTGGACACCAGTTGACCAAATAATTGCCGCGATAAATCAGCCCTTCATCGTGCAGTTTGACAAAGGCATCTAACACCGCTGCGGACAGTCCTTCATCCATCGTGAACCGTTCACGCGACCAATCCACCGACACCCCTAATCGTCGGAGTTGATTCACGATCGTGCCCCCCGATTCCGCTTTCCATTTCCAGGCACGTTCCAAAAACTGTTCGCGTCCTAAATCATCGCGAGTTTTCCCTTCCGCTTTCAGTTGCCGGTCCAAAATCGTTTGAACTGCAATACTGGCGTGATCCGTTCCTGGCAACCACAGCGTATTCTTCCCTAACATCCGCTGATATCGAATCAACACATCGATCAGTGAACTCTCAAAAGCGTGACCCATGTGCAAACTACCCGTCACATTCGGCGGCGGAATCACCACACAATATGGCTCACCGGGTTGACTGGGATCAGCCTTAAAGACCTGATTCTCCTCCCAAAACTTTTGCCATTTCGCTTCAGTGGTCGCAGCATTGTATTGAGTTGGAAGAGTGGCAGTCATGAGAATTGAAGAGATTGGGGACATTTAGCTTATGATAAACGGTTCTCTGCGTGTGATGCCGATAAAAATGGGTACTCCTTTTCAGAAGCACCCACCGACTCAGATTCAATTGAAAGTTCTAGTCGATGAAGCCCATCAAGGTTGCAGGATCATCGATATCGTTCGTGAAAATTGGTCGATCGCCCGGTAATTTCTCAGCATTCATCAACCCGGATGCACTTGCCATCACTGGTCGATCGCCTGCCAGAGTCAAAGCCGAAACGGGGTGAAAATCGCTGTAGAAGATGGGACGATTTCCAGGCAGCATTTCCGCGACTTTCAAATCGCTTGCCAGGATCGGACGACCGTTGAGAATAGTTCCGAAGACTGCGAGATGACTGGCTTCGATCGGGCGCTCACCGGATGACGTGATTGAGCCAACAAATTCCACGTCACTCGGCATCACTGGACGATTCCAGATCGAGAGGCTTGGAACATCGCTACGGATCTCGATCGCGTTTCCTTCACCTTCTGCGGGAGTTGCCGTTGCTTCGATCACTTCTGAATGACTCATAGGAGATTCCTCTGGGGTTGATTCTGTGGATACGGTGGGAGGGTCAGGTTCTGAAACGGGATCAGGCTGTTTCGCCTTTAAAACAGGCAGCGGTTCAGGTGCATGAGCAACTTCGGGTTCGCTGGCTTCTGAAGTTGGAGCTTCTTGAGTCGGAACTTCAGAAATCGGAGCTTCCGCTGTAGATTCTTCCGCTGTGGGTTCTGTCGTTGTTGGAGTTGCGCTCTCTGGTGTTTCTGTCACCTTGGCAGCAGTGCGCCGATTATTTGTCCTACGACTGGACGGATTTCCACGGCTGGTTGCCATTGCGTCATCACCTCAACGAGTTTACAGAGTTACAGTTTGCGAACCACCGGAAGAATTCACTCAGGGGCTTTATGCAGTATGTTAAATGGCTGATTCTTAAGAGAACATTATAAGTGATACCGGGGTCGGTAATATCGGTTGATCCCAAGCAGAATTAATCCGATCGATTGGGGGAACTAATCGATCAAAAAAGGAGGCACGACAGCTTCGCTACACGAAACGTGTTCGCCTCCCTTCAATCCTTGACAATTCGGATCTAGACGTTTGCAGGAACCTTAGTTGCACCCGCTTTATTGGTCAAGCGCTCATAAGTTGCCCGCATCTTCAGACCGGTCAACACTTGGAACAAGCCCGTTCCATTGCTAGAACCTGGATACTCGCGGTGTTGCAGCAACAATTCAGTCACTTCACCGTTATATTTCGCTGAAGTCTTGCTCAAGTGCTGCTCAATGTAGATCACTTCTTCGAGCTTGTCGAATTGTCCATCCACTTCGAGTACCGAAACACCGTGTTTGTAGTACACATCCGGTCCATAGTGCATTCTGATTCCCGGATACGAACAGGTCAACTTACGACCGCAAGGAGTCCAATCGATCGTAGAACCTTCGTCAAACAGGTAAACCGGATCGTAGCCTTCGATGCCATCGCGCTGAATCATTTGAACACGCAGCACTTTCCGCTCTTTATCGTCCTTGATCAACTGCGTCGGCAGCACTTGGATCACCACATCTGCAAACTCTTTTTGCGGATCGATGTACGCATCAAAGTCCGGTTTACGCGAATTGATTTGCGCCAAGACATCTTCGTAGCTGTGACCACGTTCTGCCATGTCACGCTGAATCTTCCAGGCGATCTTGACTTCATCGCTGATGTCGAGATAAACGCTGAAATCGATCAAATCGCGTACACGCTGGTCATAGAGCGGATGCAAGCCTTCGATCACGATGATGTGATTTGGTTCCACCTTTTCGGGCGGATCGATCATTCCGGTTTCGTGGTTGTAGATCGGCTTATCGATCGTTTCTCCGCTCTTGAGCGCTTTGATTTGCTCATACATCAGGTCGAAATTATTCGCCTTCGGATTGAGTGCGGTGATGCCCGTTTCTTTGCGCTGTTTCCGATCCAGACTGTGGTAATCATCCAGGCAGATCACGGTGACGAAATCTTCCCCAAACAGATCTGTGATTCGGCGCAGAAACGTGGATTTTCCGCATCCGGAGTCTCCGGCAACGCCAATCAGAACCACGCGGTCTGGCTTACTGGTCATAAGTTTCCTCTAAAAACAAAAAGTCAACGACGGTTTTTTGGGTCAGCCAGGAGAGTCTAGGCTGTATCGAAATTCGCTTTGCACGATCGAATAAAATATCGATCGCTTGAACCCTTACAAGTCACAGAACTTTGCCGCACGAAGCCGCAAAAAAATACCCTGTTGCAAGTCAAGGTTTAAGGCATAGCGTAAGTATTTAGTACTATCAGCTAAGGGGATTCTACCAAATCGCGATCCCACGTACAAGAGCTAAAAAAATTATTAAGGTTTCATACATCTGTACTGTGACGAATCAAAAAGATTAATTTCAGCTTCATATTTAAGTCGATCGATCCCCCAAAACCCTCTGTAAAGTAAGAACGGAGGTTATTTTGGCTTCTCAGAACAAGAAAATCGATTTAGTAAATTTGCGATCGATCCCCAAACGTTGCATATTTATTAAACGGGCAACTTGCAGCACAGTTTTAGTTCATTTAGGTCGGAGAAATCATAGAGCGATGTATTATTCCAGCGCGTCGGGTGCTGCGAACACCCCATCTGGGAGCCGCGTCTTCCGGTATGAAGTGGTCGGATTGCGCCAAAACGAATCAACCGATCAACAGACTTACCCGATTCGGCAAAGTGGCAGCACGTTTATCAATGTCCCCTACAACCGCATGAATGAGTTCATGCAGCGAATTACTCGCTTGGGTGGCAAAATTGTCAGCATTCAGCCTTTAGAGGCAAACGGCAATGGGTCTGGAAACGTTACTGTTGAACAGAAAGCGCCTGCGGTGAAGCAGGACAATGCTACTGCGAACCCACCAGAATCTAAGCCCATGACACAAGCTAAGGTTAAAAAACACGCAGACGTTCTAGTGAACATCTACAAGCCGAACAATCCTTTAGTTGGAAAGTGCGTTTCCAATGATGAATTGGTCGGTGAAGGTGGAATCGGAACCGTTCGACACATCAAATTTGATATTTCTGGCAGCGATCTGACTTATGTAGAAGGTCAAAGTATCGGCATTATTCCTCCGGGAACTGACAAGAATGGGAAGCCAGAGAAATTGCGGCTTTATTCGATCGCATCGACTCGTCACGGCGATGATGTGGATGATAAAACAGTCTCGCTCTGTGTTCGTCAGCTAGAGTACAAACATCCCGAAACGGGTGAAACGGTTTACGGTGTTTGCTCGACCTATCTGTGCCATTTGGAACCGGGTGCAGATGTGAAAATCACGGGTCCGACCGGAAAAGAAATGCTCTTACCGGAAGAGACCGATCGAAACGTGATCATGATGGCAACCGGAACCGGAATTGCTCCGATGCGGGCTTACCTGTGGAGACAGTTCAAGGACAACGAGAAAGCAGCGAACCCTGAATATCAGTTCAAAGGCTTCTCCTGGTTGATCTTCGGAATTCCGACTTCTCCAAATATTCTCTACAAGGAAGAACTTGAAGAGATTCAAAGCAAGTATCCGGAGAACTTCCGTCTCACGTATGCGATTAGCCGTGAGCAGAAGAATAAGGATGGCGGCAGAATGTACATTCAAGACCGTGTCGCGGAATATGCGGCTGACTTGTACAAGATGATGAAGGATGAGAAGACTCACACCTACATTTGCGGTCTGAAAGGGATGGAAGACGGCATTGACGCGGCTCTCGGTGCAGAAGCGGCGAAAGAAGGTGTGGAATGGAAAGAGTTCCGTAGTGCAATGAAAAAAGCGGGTCGCTGGCACGTTGAAACCTACTAATTTCAATTAGCGAACCCAATGAAAGCCGGGAGGATTGCAAGATTCTTCCGGTTTTTTCGTGCGATATGATTTGAGGATAGATTGAGGCTGAACCATGACGTTAGCGATCGATGCCAGTGCTTTGTCGTTGAATGATGTTCACCGGATGCTGAATTTGCAGCGGCGGATTGAGCGGTTTATCGATCGACCTCTCTCATTAGAACCTTTAACTGAATCAGAACAGCAAACGTTAGAAAAGCTGAGAACAAGTTTTGAAGTTTACTTTGACGAGGGCAAGATTCTTGAAGGGCAGATTCAGTACTTGTTTCTCTCTCCGCTGATGTGGCTTGCTGGTTTTCATACTCCAAGAATTAAGACCAGCTTGGAGGTTGGAATCGCCAGCATTGAAGTCGAGGACGAGGATACGCTAATCAAGGGGCGGATGGATATTCTTGCTGCGAAACGAATGCAAAATCAGCAAGAAGTCAATGTGTTTTGGGTGCTGATTGTGGAGGCGAAAAATAGTAGCCTTGAACCTTCAGAGGGTCTACCGCAGCTTTTGACTTATGCCTATACAGGATTGGAGCAACAGCAATCAGTTTGGGGATTGACGACGAATGGATTGAATTATCAATTTGTGCGGATTGAGCAGGGCGATCCACCGACTTACACTGTATTTCCACCTTTGAACATGCTTTATCTCGATCAAGCCGAACAATTGTTACAGGTGATGAAAGCGATTTGTAATGAAACGCGATCGCTCCCAATTGAACCGTAATTCATTCCTCAACATCCGGTACATATTGAATCAAGTCCGCAGGTGTGCAATTCAGCGCATCACAAAGTTTTGCAAGTGTTTCACCGCCGATCGCTGGCATATCATCCGCATTCTTCAACTTTGAGATACTCACCGGGTTCATAGTCATGATTTGAGCCAGTGTCTTATTGGTCATTTTTCGATCTGCCATGACCACCCGTAATCGCCAACGAATCTTTCCCACAAATTCACATTGCTCAAAAATGAAGGTTTCCAAACTTTCTTTGGGTTGAACCTTGAATCATCACTCATAGCCTGATAAGCTATTTAAATGAATTAAGAGTTGATGCGCGATCGCTAACCCTGCCAAGAGATCTCGATCGCGTCACCCCAAATTGAGGTAAATAAATCATGCCATACAACGCTGAGTTTGATGATTCTGCGGCGGATAATCGTGTGCGATCGTATCAAGAGCGTTTTTTAACGAATTGGGCGATCGTTTGTCTTCTCCCTGATATGCAGCGCGTGATTGTTGGACGATTTCGCACTCGCACCGATGCCGATGGTCATTTACGAGTATTGCGCCAGATGATGCCGAGGCGGGAATTTATTGTAATGTTCGATCGTCAAATAAATGAGTAATAATACAGCTACGAAAGTGTAGAAGGCTCCTATGACGACTCGATTAGAAGTTCAAACTGCAATTCAGCAATTACCAGAAGATGAAATTCGCGACCTTGCGAAGTGGATTCAGGATTATCTTGATGAACGGTGGGATCGACAGATTGAGAGCGATTTCGCCACGGGAAAGCTCGATCGGTTAATTGCAAAAGCCGAGTCGGATATTGCAACAGGCAAAGTGAGGGATCTAGATGAAGTCCTTCGCGACGGCTGATTTTTGGCAAGCCTATGCTGAATTGTCACCCGATATGAAAATACAGGCACGAAAAGCCTACAAGCTTTGGAAGGAGGATTCTCTGCATCCTTCTCTGCACTTCAAGAAAGTCGGCAAAAAACTCTGGTCTGCTCGTGTTAGCGGTGCATATCGAGCATTGGCTTGAAACAAGGTGACGATTATTACTGGTTCTGGAATGGCGATCATAATGAATATAAGCGTCTTCTAAATTGATTTGGAACACTGGCTTTCCGCTGCATCTACAGTTCAAGGATGCAGGACAAATCTGAACAACGATTTTAGTCTGTGAAACATACTGTTACATTTGCTGCGACGAAACGGTAAAATGACCGAGCTACATATCGTTTCGCTAAAAGAATTACGTGCAAGTTTACCCGAACCCGTCTAGCTCCCCGGTTGCAGACGTTTATATCCGTGAGGATCTACCCTTTACGCTCAAAGATGTTCGATCAGCAATTCCCGATCGCTGTTTTGAACCGTCCACTGCTCGATCGCTCTTTTATTTCTTCCTGGATATCAGCATCATTGCAGGACTGATCGCGATCGCGGCTTATCTCGATTCCTGGTTGTTTTTTCCGATTTTCTGGTTTGCTCAGGGCACAATGTTCTGGGCATTATTTGTGGTTGGACATGACTGCGGACATGGTTCGTTTTCCAAACACAAATGGTTGAATAATTTGATTGGTCATTTGTCGCATTCTCCGATTCTGGTTCCGTTTCATGGTTGGAGAATTAGCCATCGGACACACCACGCCAACACAGGCAATATTGATACAGATGAAAGCTGGTATCCGGTGACAGAAGCGCAGTATGCAGGAATGGGATTTTTGGAAAAGCTGATGCGGTTCTATTTGCCGCTGATTGCTTATCCACTGTATCTGTTTCGTCGATCGCCCGGTAAACAAGGCTCTCACTTTATGCCGAGTAGCCCCTTGTTTAAGCCATCTGAGCGCAATGACATCATTGTAAGTACCGTTTGCTGGTTAGCAATGATTGGATTTCTTGCAGCATTAACAGTCTCATTCGGATTTCTGTTTTTGCTCAAGTACTATCTCGGTGGTTATGTTGTATTCGTAATTTGGTTAGATTTGGTCACGTTCTTGCACCATACCGAAGATGACATTCCTTGGTATCGCGGTGAAGATTGGTACTTCTTGAAAGGAGCACTGTCTACTATCGATCGAGATTACGGTATCTTCAATCCGATTCACCACGACATTGGAACTCACGTTGCACATCACATTTTCTCGAACATGCCGCACTATCGTTTGAGAGAAGCGACAGAAGCGATTAAGCCCGTGTTGGGCGGTTACTATCGGAAGTCGAGTGAGCCGATCTGGAAGAGCTTCTTTAAGTCCTATTTCGCTTGTCATTTTGTGGCAGACAAGGGATCAAAGATTTACTATCAATCGCCTCACGTTCGTTAATGTTCAGAGGGACTCATTCTTCTGTGGGTTCCTCGTTCATCTCGATTAAGCCTTCTTCTACGGCTGTTTCGAGCAAGAAACGTTTCGCAAGTCGATCGTAGACTCCCGCACCCACAAACTGTGGAAATTTATGCGATCGACTATAAACCCAAACTAGATTCCCTTTCTCGAAAATCCGCACATCCTGAAACCATTTGCACTGAGGCATGAGGGACTTCGCAAATTCGAGGGCATCAATCCAGCGATCGAATTCTCGATCGACCTCACGAGTTACAACCTTAAACACAGTTCTATCTTTGTCAACGCTACTTCTAGAATAAAGCAAGCGTTAAAAAGTATGTATGACAGATTGGATTCCACAATTGACTCAGGATGGGTCTTATACGTTTTTTTCTGAAGAATTTGGAGAAGCATTCCACAGCTATCAAGGCGCGAAAACAGAAGCCTTTCAGAAATTTTCTGATGCGATCGACCTAGAGCAAAGAGCAAAACAATCTGAAATCAAATTACTAGATGTTTGCTATGGATTGGGATATAACACCGCAGCAGCGATCGAGGTGATCCGAAAAGTCAATCCAATCTGCAACATTGAAATCTATGGTTTAGAGCTTGATCCAACCGTTCCAATTGGAGCCGCACCACTTCTACAACATTGGTCAACTGATGTTCAAATAGTTCTAGAATCACTCGCGAAACAGCATTTCTATCAAGATGATCATCTCAAAGCACAACTATTGATCGGAGATGCAAGACAAACCATCCAACAGTTGAATCAATTTCAAGCAGACGCTATCTTTTTCGATCCATTCTCACCGCGTCGTTGTCCTCAGCTTTGGACGATAGAATTTTTTCAATTAGTTGCTCAATGTCTTGCACCGGATGGCAAGCTTGCAACTTATTCTCGATCGGCATCGGTTCGGACTGCATTGATTGAAGCAGGATTGAAAATTGGAACGATTCCGCTCGGAGAATTGCATCTACCGCATGATTGGGCGCAAGGTACGATCGCGACTTGGAACTCTGAAACCTTGCATCCTTTATCTCAAATGGAACAAGAGCATTTAAACACTCGTGCAGCAATTCCTTATCGCGATCGTACACTCCACGATTCAGCCGAGGAAATTTTAAAACGACATGAACAAGAACAGCGATCGAGCAAGGTAGAATCAACCTCAAGTTGGCGCAGAAGGTGGAACATCAAATGAATGATCACGTTGGATTTTTGCAAAACTGGCAAGATGCACTCGTATTCTGGAGCTTTGTTGCCGCGACCGTCTTTGTGACGTGGCGAATTTTAGTCAGCAAACCCAAAGAATAGACAATCCTTTACCAATAGTGTCGTAACAAATTATTTAGCGATTCTGGAAAATACGTAGAATCTTCTAAAGAAAAGAAGAGAAACGTGCCTACAATCTAGAGTGCTATTAGCGCATGGGTGAAATCTTATGAATCTCAATACCATTGCTTCGGGAACTGCGATCGTCTCCTTAACCACCGCTCGGAATAATCAAAGCTTAGTCAGAGAACTTCAACAACGATTAACCACTTTAGGATTTCAACCGGGTCCGATCGATGGTATTTGGGGCAACCGCACTCAAAGCGCCTTTACTGCATTCATCACCCGCAATCAACTCAAAGCAAACGAAATAAGCCCCCGTACAGCCCAATTATTGCTAGGGATTCAACCTCGTCCCGCAACTCCCACGCCCGCCCCACGCCCCACGCCCGCCCCAACCCCAACTAATCCAGCCATTCTCCAACCGAGCCATTCTCCAACCGCCTACAACCTCAACGCCGACTCCCGCGCCGACCCCTCGACCGCCCGCAACTTCAACGCCGACCCCAGCACCCACACCGACTCCTACACCAGTCCCATCCCCTGCTCCAACTGGACCTCGATTTGCTCCACCGACCCAAGCCATCCCAACAGGACTGCGCGCGATCGCTTCAGAGGTTTTCACCTGGCAAATGAGCCGAATCAGTGCAGATCAGCGTTTGACTCGTCAAATTCAGCAAGGACTAGATGCAATGGGACACAATCCAGGTCCGATCGATGGACTCTGGGGCGGTAGAACACAAGCAGGCTATGTGGCGTTTTCGAGAGCCTATGGCTTTAACTCGAATGAGCTTTCACCGCTCGCAGCATTAATGTTGTTAGAGCCTGCAATTCCTCGGATTTCGGTCGTCCGTCCGCCGCGATCGCTCACTTCTCAAGATTTTCAGAATGTCGCTCGATCGATTGGTTGTGAAGTGGCAGCAGTCCGAGCAGTGGTCGATGTCGAGGCAGCCGGATCAGGGTTTCTACGCGATGGTAGACCGAAAATCTTATTTGAAGCACACTGGTTTTCAGAGTTCACCGATGGGCGGTTTGACGATAGCAATGATGATATTTCCAGTGCTGTTTGGAATCGTGCCCTCTATATTGGGGGTGCTGGCGAATGGGATCGAATCTATCGCGCCGTAAACTTAAACCGAGAAGCAGCGTTGAAATCCGCCTCTTGGGGTTTGGGTCAGATTATGGGTTTTAATCACCCTGCTGCGGGCTATCGGGACGTAGAATCGTTTGTGCGAGAGATGCACGAGAGCGAAGGGAAACAATTAACGGCAATGTTCAATTTCATCAAGAGCAATCGGCTCGATCGCTTCTTGATTAACCGCGATTGGGCAGGATTCGCGCTGCGATACAACGGAGAAAGCTACCGGGTGAATCGCTATGATGAAAAACTGGCGGATGCTTATAACTATTGGCGCAACAATGTAGCTTAGGATTGGTCGGTCGCATTGCTCAGCCAGGTTTCGAGATCTTCGACGGTATTGAAATCGAGTAATGCGATCGCTAAACTTTCGAGTTGATCCAAACTGAGGACGTTAATGCGATCGTGCAAAGATTCAGATAAGGCTCCAACTTTACGATCGAGCAATCGGATAACAAACGATCGGCGTTCTTGTTGGATGCCTTCTTGAATTCCTTGTTGGATGCCTTCTTGAATTCCTTGTTGGATGCCTTCTTGAATTCCTTGTTGGATGCCTTCTTGAATTCCTTGTTGGATTGCACGACGTTCAGTTTCTAGTTTCCAGTCCAGATAAGCTTGTGAAAGTTGTGCCATAAGTTCCGGTTCCTCCTGTCGCTGAAATTCGAGACTGACTTCCAGACTAATTTTCCAGTTTGATAATAATTCTAGAACAATATCTCTCCGTTGGTCATCAGGCGGTAGTGCTAATGTTTCGGTAATTGCTCTTCGCTGAGTCCGTCCGCGTCCTAGAAGACGAATCCAAAGTGTATCAGGCGTTTCTGGTAATTCGTTAATCGCAATAATCGCAGTATTGAAAATGTCCCCTAGAAAATAGATGCCTCGAAGCCAATCGGCTTGGGGATATGCCGGAAATTTGCCTAAAAACTCAGCGGAGGCAGAAGGAGCTAGAACCCAGAGCCAAGGAAGGGCTTCATCAGAAAATCGTCTATCGTCTCTTCTTGCTTGTCGCTGTAAGTCTGCTTGCACTAAAAAAAGCTTAGTCAGACAGCTTTTCGCTTCCATCGGTGCGGGTGGATTGCGAAAGGCTTCGATCAAGCAGTCCGTTCTCGCTAGTCTTCCAAGTAACCCCAAGGAGGCAAACTCGGTGGATCGTGCAGATGGAATAAACCGAATATCAATGAACCGCGATTCTCCTGCAACTTCTTGATTGATTCGGACTTCACCGAAAGGCGAAAGTAGCTCTTCGAGAAATTGCTTGCTGAAACTGTCGAAAGGAGTGCGGCTCATGATTCATTTGAATTAGTTTTATCATCTTACATTGCGATCGCACATCCATCTGCTCTCGATTCTGAGCCTGCAATTAGCACATTGTTATTCTTCAGAATGATTTGACCTCGACCAAATGCACTCGGTTCTGCGGTGAGTTGAATGTTGTGATGACGATCGGAAAGTGCGATCGCAATGTCAGAGGAAACCGTTTGCTCTAGTAGTACCTGATTGTTTGCAGACCATCGCCAGCGAGGAGCATCTAAAGCAGTTTGAGGATTCATTTCATAGTCAACGAGATTGACAACCATCTGTAAATGTCCTTGAGGCTGCATGAATCCGCCCATCACACCAAAAGCGCCGATCGGCTGATCTTCAATGCTTAGAAATCCCGGAATAATCGTGTGATAAGGACGTTTACTCGGTGCAACTTGATTGGGATGTCCTGCTTCAGTTGAGAATCCACTTGCACGATTTTGTAATGCAATACCCGTACCGGGAATCAGGATACCACTACCAAAGCCAGCATAGTTTGATTGGATGAAGGACACCATTAAAGCTTGGTCTGCTGCTGCTAGATAGACTGTTCCACCTTTGGGAAGTCCTGAGCTAATCGAAGACAAGGCAGTATCTGTGATTAACTGTCGTCTTTCGGCTGCGTAAGCTTTATCGAGTAAATCGGTGTGAGAAACTAACATTGAGAGTGGATCACCGACGTGTCGATCGACTTCCACAAATGCTAATTTCATCGCCTCAATTTGCAGATGAAAGCTTTCTACAGAATCACGTGGATATTTTGATAGTTCAAAGCCTTCTAGAATGTTCAATGCGATCAAAGTCGCAATTCCATGTGTGTTGGGTGGCGTTTCCCAAACCGTTACGCCTCGATAGTTCGTTGAAATTGGATCAACCCAGTTACATTGATGATTTGCGAGATCAGCACGATCGATAAATCCTCCAGTCTGTTCTGCAAATTCTGCGATCGCATCTGCAAGCTCTCCTCGATAGAAAGATTCGCCGTTTGATTGAGCGATCGATCGAAGTGTTTTCGCATGATTCAGACTATTCCAAACTTCTCCCGCACGAGGAGCGCGACCTGTGGGAAAAAACACAGATTGAAACGGCTCGAATTCTGCTCCAGTAAGTTTAGTAAAAACCTGTTCCGCTCTTTTCCAAGCTCTTGCTGTTTCAGGAGAGACCGGAAAGCCTTCTTCTGCATAGTGGATTGCAGGCTCAAACAATCGCTCAAAAGGAAGCTTACCCCAACGATCGGATAATGCTCTCCAAGCTGATACTGCCCCCGGAACAGTCACAGTTCCCCAGCCTAAATCTGGCATTTTAGGTAGCTCTAGAAAGCTTTGAGTTGGAAGATGTTGAGGACTTCGACCGGAGGCGTTCAGGCTACGGAGTTGACCATCCCAGACGAGCGCAAACGCATCAGAGCCAATTCCATTGGAGGTCGGTTCGACAACCGTAAGCGCGATCGCAGTGGCAATAGCGGCATCGATCGCGTTTCCACCTGCCAGTAACATTTGTATTCCAGCTAACGTTGCCAAAGGTTGGCTCGTTGCGACTGCTCCTCTGTTTCCCATTACGACGCGACGATGAGATCCATAAGGGTAACGGTCAATCTGTTTTACGGTAGAAAATCCTTCTCTAGAATTAGTCTTCAAGACGTACTCCTTTCTACTCCTTTAGGCACTGTTAAGCGATCGAGCAGATTATTACTC
Coding sequences within it:
- a CDS encoding phosphoribulokinase (similar to AA sequence:cyanobase_aa:LBDG_40940); the protein is MTSKPDRVVLIGVAGDSGCGKSTFLRRITDLFGEDFVTVICLDDYHSLDRKQRKETGITALNPKANNFDLMYEQIKALKSGETIDKPIYNHETGMIDPPEKVEPNHIIVIEGLHPLYDQRVRDLIDFSVYLDISDEVKIAWKIQRDMAERGHSYEDVLAQINSRKPDFDAYIDPQKEFADVVIQVLPTQLIKDDKERKVLRVQMIQRDGIEGYDPVYLFDEGSTIDWTPCGRKLTCSYPGIRMHYGPDVYYKHGVSVLEVDGQFDKLEEVIYIEQHLSKTSAKYNGEVTELLLQHREYPGSSNGTGLFQVLTGLKMRATYERLTNKAGATKVPANV
- a CDS encoding hypothetical protein (similar to AA sequence:cyanobase_aa:PCC7424_3744); this encodes MKSFATADFWQAYAELSPDMKIQARKAYKLWKEDSLHPSLHFKKVGKKLWSARVSGAYRALA
- a CDS encoding hypothetical protein (hypothetical protein MicvaDRAFT_1873;~similar to AA sequence:cyanobase_aa:LBDG_40920) yields the protein MATSRGNPSSRRTNNRRTAAKVTETPESATPTTTEPTAEESTAEAPISEVPTQEAPTSEASEPEVAHAPEPLPVLKAKQPDPVSEPDPPTVSTESTPEESPMSHSEVIEATATPAEGEGNAIEIRSDVPSLSIWNRPVMPSDVEFVGSITSSGERPIEASHLAVFGTILNGRPILASDLKVAEMLPGNRPIFYSDFHPVSALTLAGDRPVMASASGLMNAEKLPGDRPIFTNDIDDPATLMGFID
- a CDS encoding hypothetical protein (similar to AA sequence:cyanobase_aa:Ava_1336), producing the protein METFIFEQCEFVGKIRWRLRVVMADRKMTNKTLAQIMTMNPVSISKLKNADDMPAIGGETLAKLCDALNCTPADLIQYVPDVEE
- a CDS encoding ferredoxin-NADP+ oxidoreductase (similar to AA sequence:cyanobase_aa:LBDG_40950), producing the protein MYYSSASGAANTPSGSRVFRYEVVGLRQNESTDQQTYPIRQSGSTFINVPYNRMNEFMQRITRLGGKIVSIQPLEANGNGSGNVTVEQKAPAVKQDNATANPPESKPMTQAKVKKHADVLVNIYKPNNPLVGKCVSNDELVGEGGIGTVRHIKFDISGSDLTYVEGQSIGIIPPGTDKNGKPEKLRLYSIASTRHGDDVDDKTVSLCVRQLEYKHPETGETVYGVCSTYLCHLEPGADVKITGPTGKEMLLPEETDRNVIMMATGTGIAPMRAYLWRQFKDNEKAANPEYQFKGFSWLIFGIPTSPNILYKEELEEIQSKYPENFRLTYAISREQKNKDGGRMYIQDRVAEYAADLYKMMKDEKTHTYICGLKGMEDGIDAALGAEAAKEGVEWKEFRSAMKKAGRWHVETY
- a CDS encoding delta 15 desaturase (similar to AA sequence:cyanobase_aa:LBDG_51340) encodes the protein MQVYPNPSSSPVADVYIREDLPFTLKDVRSAIPDRCFEPSTARSLFYFFLDISIIAGLIAIAAYLDSWLFFPIFWFAQGTMFWALFVVGHDCGHGSFSKHKWLNNLIGHLSHSPILVPFHGWRISHRTHHANTGNIDTDESWYPVTEAQYAGMGFLEKLMRFYLPLIAYPLYLFRRSPGKQGSHFMPSSPLFKPSERNDIIVSTVCWLAMIGFLAALTVSFGFLFLLKYYLGGYVVFVIWLDLVTFLHHTEDDIPWYRGEDWYFLKGALSTIDRDYGIFNPIHHDIGTHVAHHIFSNMPHYRLREATEAIKPVLGGYYRKSSEPIWKSFFKSYFACHFVADKGSKIYYQSPHVR
- a CDS encoding hypothetical protein (similar to AA sequence:cyanobase_aa:PCC7424_3745) yields the protein MTTRLEVQTAIQQLPEDEIRDLAKWIQDYLDERWDRQIESDFATGKLDRLIAKAESDIATGKVRDLDEVLRDG
- a CDS encoding hypothetical protein (similar to AA sequence:cyanobase_aa:Npun_R5419), whose product is MTLAIDASALSLNDVHRMLNLQRRIERFIDRPLSLEPLTESEQQTLEKLRTSFEVYFDEGKILEGQIQYLFLSPLMWLAGFHTPRIKTSLEVGIASIEVEDEDTLIKGRMDILAAKRMQNQQEVNVFWVLIVEAKNSSLEPSEGLPQLLTYAYTGLEQQQSVWGLTTNGLNYQFVRIEQGDPPTYTVFPPLNMLYLDQAEQLLQVMKAICNETRSLPIEP
- a CDS encoding hypothetical protein (similar to AA sequence:cyanobase_aa:Aazo_3473) yields the protein MPYNAEFDDSAADNRVRSYQERFLTNWAIVCLLPDMQRVIVGRFRTRTDADGHLRVLRQMMPRREFIVMFDRQINE